The nucleotide window TCGGAGTCACCGTTTTTCTCCTGATGAGTTCCTCCTGCACCTTGTGGAAGGTATCGCGGTTGATAATAGCTGGATGACTGTTCTGCACAAAATACATCGGCGCTTCGCCGGTATTCTTGCGCCTCGTTTTGGAGATGCAATCAACAGTCACGGTTTTCTGGAGGATTGAGTCCCCGCAGTATTTCTCGTTTGCAAGGACGTTGGCAATCATGGAACTGCTGAATGAGAAACTCTTGCCGGGGGCTACCGTGTTTTCCGATTTCAAGGCCGCCGATATTCGAGCGGGCGTGTTACCGGCAAGGTACATATTGAAGATCCGTTTTACGATTGCCGCTTCTTCAGGCACGACCTCCGGCATACCATCCTCGCCCTTTTTATAGCCGAGGAGCTTCTTGTACATGAAGATGGCGTTGCCGTCCTCGAACTTCTTTCGGTAGCTCCATGTAATGTTTTTACTCATGCTCTCAGACTCGGACTGAGCGAAGCCGGCGTATATGACGAGGTAGAGCTCACTGTCGATTTTGAGTGTGTCGATGTTCTGTTCCTCGAAGAAGACACCGATCCCTCTGGATTTGAGGACTCGCACATGATCCAGACAGTCTACGGTGTTTCTGGCAAATCGGGAGACGGATTTGGTGATGATGTAGTCGATTTTCCCGGCAAGGCAGTCGTTGATCATCTTTTTAAACTCAGGGCGCTTGTCTGCGCGAGTTCCTGAAATGCCTTCATCGGCATATAGCCCAGCGAATTCCCAGTCCGTCCGTGCGGCGATCATCTCCGTGTAAACCTTCTTTTGGGTGGTGTAGGAGGTGAGCTGTTCCTCGCTGTCGGTGGAGACTCGGCAGTATGCCGCCACGCGCTGTTGCCGGTACTTTTCCTTGTCTACAATCAGTGAGCGCTTTGGCTCAATGACCGTTATTGTCTTTTTCGGTATTTTGGTTACTTGCATTGTCATCATCTCCGATTTCCGTGTCTGTCTTGGTATGAAGCATGACTCTGCCGCTGCCATCAAGGGATATGAAGCTGATGAGGTCGGTGAAGTAGCTCTCGCTGAATTCATCCTGCGGCGTCATCATCTCGGCTCGTTTTTGCGCTATTGCGGCGGCGATATTCATCTTCGTTTCACTCTCGCGGTAGAGCTGGCTTGCCATTTCTGTGGTCTTTGCGATTATGAGTTCCTCATTGGGATTGTCCCGTTCAAGCTCGAGACTGATTTCGTTATTTAACTTCAGAACAGCCGGGGACAATTCCGGGCGCTTTTTCGGCCTTGGGACGAGGAGCTTTGTATTGGTGATAATTCGGTTCATCAGCACATTGATCTTTTCGAGAAGCTGGGTATCTCCGATTCGAACCATGATTCCGCACTCGTCATTCGTACACATCCAGCTTTCCCTGATGCGGTGCTTTGCGCTGACACGCCGCTTCATCGGCGCTCCGCACTCCTGGCAGCGGACATAGTCCCGCAGAAGGTTGATTGCAGCGGAATCCTTTTCGAAGGTGTTGCGCTGTCTGGCTGTCTTCAGACTGGTTGCTGTTTCATAGAGCGTTTCATCAATGATGGAGTCATATTCTTCATCGCCGGTGTACTTGGCGTTGTCGATGATTCTGGCGATACGTGCTTTATCCCATGTGTCTGTACGCTCACTGTAAGGGATCTTTCGCCCTGTCAGCTCCTCGGCAATGGCTTTCAGCGACGCGCCGGCAATGTAGGCATCGAATATCTCTCGAATCACATCGGCTTCGGTGTGTTCAATGACTGTTCTGCCATTTCGGATCGTATAGCCATATGGGATGTAGCGTATCTTTTTCATGCCTTATCTCCTGTTCAAATCAGCTCTGTGAAACGGAGTCCGCCAATCACAGTCAGCGTCATTTCATCGTTTGGGTCGATAGAAATTGCCTTTACAACCTCGGCGAACAGCTTCTCATCGAAACGCTCGAGCGGGTCTTCCAGCTCGTCCAAAATGGTCTTCAGATGCTTCACTTCTTCGAGCATTTGGATGATGTGAGAGTCCAGCTCCGTCTTGCGTTCCTTTTTCAGCGTGGCAAGCTGGTTGTTGATGTCGCGGGACTGGGTCTGATGCACTTCAGCGGCAAGGTAGCCTTTGGCGCGGAGCTGCTCGAGCACGAGGAGCTTTGCGTTCAGTTCAGCGATGCTCTGACTCATCTCACGAGCGGCGATATTGTTTTTCTTATATAGCAGGACGGCGGACTCGAGCCGGGATATCACTTGCCCGAGTATGTCCTCCTGCCCGAAGCGGAGCTTATTGACCATCGCTGTGAACCCGTCGTAGATGCGTTCTTCGCTATAATAGTTCGAGTTGCAGGCGTTTCTGTCGTTGACATGCCGACAGCATGCCCATTTGATGGTTCCCGACACAAGGCGTCTACGAAAATACGAGCCGCATTCAGTACACTGAATGCGGCTCGTAAGAGGATATATATTCTGTGTTGCAACCTTCGAAAAGTTGTCCTGTCTCTTTTGTAATAGCTCTTGAACCTTGGCAAAGGTATCTTGGTCGATCAGCGGGGCGTGAGTGCCTTTTGCGTAGAACTGATCTTCCTGACCTCTGTTTGCGTATTGTTTGAACGGGACTGTCGTATCACGGTATGTTTTTTGATAGCGGCAATCGCCGATATACCTTTCGTTTTTAAGGATGTACGCGACCTTCGCCGAGCGCCAAGTGCCTTTCCCCGTTTTTGTCAGGATGTAGCGGTTGTTCAGCTCCCGAGCTATCTCGGTCGTGGAGCATCCGTTCAGGTACATTCTGAATATTGAACGGACGATTTCTGCTTCCGGTTCATATATCGTCAGTTCCTTTTCTATGAGACAGAATCCGTATGGCGCATTGCTGTCCACATACTCCCCGTCCTCCATGCGCTTGACAATAGAGAGGCGCTGGTTTTGGGAGATTGCTTTGGATTCTTCCTGTGCAATGGCGGAGAAGGTGTTCAGAAGCATCTCGTCGCCAAGCGCAAGGGTGAATATTCCTTCCTTCTCGAACTGGATGCCGATGCCGAGAAGCTTCAGCTTGCGGACATATACGAGCGACTCTTTTGCGTTTCTGGCGAATCGGGATACCGACTTCGTGATGATGAGGTCGATCTGGTGAAGCTCGCACATATGGATCATGCGCTGGAACTCGGTGCGGTTATCCGCTTTCATACCAGAAAGCCCCTCGTCAGCGAATATCTCTACCAGTTCCCAGTCTTTGCGCTTCTGGATCATACTGGTGTACACCCGCATCTGGTTCGCATAGGAGTTTTGCTGATCAGCCGAATTGGACGATACTCGGCAATAAGCGGCGACTCTTGACTTCACCATGGCTTTCCGTGTGATTGGCGATATCAGTCTTGCTTCGGGCATCAGCGTCAACTCCCTTCCTCAAAAAGTGATTATGTTTTCGCGGTTTTTGTATATGTTTTGGTCTGTATCATATTATGATACAGACCTCCGGTCGGCCGGCAACACACATTATACCGACACCTTTTCCGAATAGCTACACAATTATGAGGAAAAGAGAGAAAGAATTATTCCGCCAAAACGATGTCCGCGCCGGTCAGTTGGAGGTAGTAGCTTTTTGCCCGCAGATACTCCTTTTGGGTAATGGAGCCGAGGCTGAGGATCTCCTTCAGAACGCTCATAATGAAGAGGTAGTTGGCGTTTTTGGTATTCAAATGAGATAGCATATGCCTCATCACCTCGCTACGTGCTTGACGGTATCTTTCTCCCATTCTTCGGGATGATACTCGTCGCCGTAATCGTCCTCAACGGTAGCACCGTCGCTGTCATAGTCCTCCGGCTCGCAATCGCCAAAGTAGCCGTCTCTGATTTCCCTCGCGTAGCGGCGTTCCTCCAGGTCGTTCAGGAACCTGTCGACATCATAGTCGATACTCATCTTTTTGGTATCATACCGACCTCGACCGGGAGACCATATCTGGACGCCCTGGTTTTCAAGACAGGTCATAATATCCAGACTCATGAGCAGAGTGGTGTTGAGCTGATCCATGCTCTTGATGATCAGAACATCAAAGGCATTGTCTTTGGCTGCCTGAAGCATTTGGGCCAATCCGTGACCGCCGTTTCTGCTGTTGAAATCGATGGAAAAGCCAGTAAGAGTGAAAGCCTGCTCGTTGGCATAGGAGCGCAGAGAGTCTTCCAGAGTATCATAGTAGGGGTCGAGGCTGCGAACGCTCCTGATATAGATCCATGCGCGTTTGCCAATATCCTCGGCAGCGGCGTTCTTTGAGCATTTGTTATCCTTGTTCATTTATGTATTCCTCCTGAAGTATTCAAGTTTAATGACACAAAAACGGGGATAGTCTCTTTTAAAGGGACGGCTATCCCCGTGGCTTCTATCATTAAGCCTTAGTAATTGCATGGCTCTATTCGACACTACTTCCCGAGCCAGGGCGACGAACGAGAACAGCGGCTGGCGCCGCTTCACAGGATTCTAACCTCCCCGAGGATCTCTCCGGGCTGCCCCCATTGCGTGTGGCTGTGGCTGGACAGGCGTACCATTGTAGGTTGACAAGGTCATTGCGGGACAGCGTACCACTGCTGTCCTTCGGTCGGATGGGTACCGCTCGCACCTCTTTGGCCGTCTTTTCCGGCGGGCTATTCCCGCCGTAGGTGGTCTTGGCGCATCCCCCGATATCGCTTGTCCCTTTCGGGCTTGTCAACTGATGTGTTCAGGTCGTCGGATATGACCGCACATTGGCGGTGTTTTTCAAAGTGCAGAGAGAAGGATTATTTACCCCCTCACTGTGTAGCCGACGAGAAGGCGTTTTTTAGAACCAAAATCGAAAATTATTTTAGAAATCTTTTGATTCGTTCAATTCGCTTGCCCACGCCGCGCTGTGATATACCGATTCTTGTGGCAATTTCGCTCTGGGTGTATTCGTCAAAAACATACAATGTTAGCAACTCTACATCTTCTGAGGATAGGGCGGATAACTTTGAGAACAACTCGCAGTCATAAACTGTCTCAATCCAACTGTGTCGCCCTGAAAAGTCAGATTCGCTGAAGGAAACCTTCAGCAAATCAAACTTTTTAAAGAGTCCGGACATTTCGTCCTCATCTTCGCTGATTGACTCAGTTGGAAGAGGTTGCGTGCGCTCACGATACCTGCGCTCACTGAGGAAGGCAGCGCTGTCAAACTCATAAAGTGTGTCAATGTTCTCTTTGCTCATTCCAGCTTTACGGTATTTCTTGCGGAGGATTGCCCACCGCTGTTCGAACTTTTTTCTTTCCGCGGCATTATTGAAACCCATTGTCCATTCTCCTTATCGTTTTTGGTTTTCGTGCGGGAGTGAAAACCAAAACGGCGGAGGAGAACGGCAACCGGTGCCTGTGCGATTACGGTGCTTGTCCATGCCAACTCTCCCAAAATGGGCAGCAAAAAAGGCCGGGCGCGATGATAATTCGCGCCCGGCCTCTTAAGCCCCTTTATTGGCTGGAGAGGATATAGAAAAGCCGCAAGACCTCTTTTGTGGTCTTGCGGCGTATAGTCAGTATTCCCCAGCATGGACAGTGTAGCATATTGACAGTCGCTTGGGAGTAGGAAAAGGGTCGGAACTTAGTCGTTATATGGTCGGTATTCAGTCGGTAAACAGTCGGCGCAGCTCAGGTAGTGTATACCCGAACAGGCAAACACCAAATAGGTGAAGAGCCTCTCTCTTTCTGTCGTAGAACACACTGCGCTCAATATTCAGCGCTTCGGAAAGCTCAGGCTCCGTCAGCGGAAAACGGCTGATGTATTGCTTGTCCAAAATCTCATAGTAAATCTCGCCATAAACGGGATAATCCCGCATACGGAGCAATGCCTTATCAATCAGGTCGATGTACATTCGGGTTTCACAAATGCAGCAGACACGCTCGGCAAAGCGCTCCGTTTCTATATCGGGCGCGAAGTCGGCGAGATACCTGAACCCGACCTCCACATTGCGGTTCCCGATTTCATAAGTGTGATCCCGTATTTCCTCAAGACGTTCGCTGATTGCCCATGTGACGTCTCGATAGACTGTGAGTAACAGCCGTGAGCGGTGGAACACGGCGTCGCTGTCCATGCCGAGAGATGCGAGTTTTGCTTTATGCTTGCGTAATGCAGCAGTTTCTTTTGCCATCTCCAAACCTCCCTTGAGCCATAAGCGGCAATATAAACCTTGTTAGCACTCGAGCTAACACAAAGTGGAAAGAGCGGCGGGGCCTTAACCCCGCCTGCGAAGCTAATCTCTGTCACACATAATTACTCCAACCGAACGCAGATACCCCGCTTGCTTTAGCCTGATTCGTACCGCTGTCCGAGAAACGTCAAAAATCTCTGTCAGTTCCGTTATCACGCCTGCAGTCTCTTTGGAGCCGTATCCATCCAGAATATAGCTGCCGGCATGATGACTTTTCATGACCGCTTGGGCCGTGGGGTAGAAGACGCTCGCAGGCATCAGCATGGCCGAGGCGAACTTGTCCGCCTGCCATTCCTTCCAGTCCTTTTCCGACCAGTACCCTCGTGGCTTTTGTCTGCTTGACTCAGCCTCTCTGCACATGATATAGCTGCCCGTTTTGCGAAGACAGTATTTCCGGTCATCTGGATAGTACATCTGCCGGTGGATGATCCAGTGGGCGACCTCATGTGAAATGGTAAAGCGGCGACGGTGGTGGTGTTCCTCCGGCATGAGCCTCGCATCGATGACGATTGTGCCACTCATAATGAGCTCCTGTTGCAATTGCTTTTCGAGGGACATGAGCTCCATTTTATAATCATGGAAATTAATTAAGCCAAGGACAGTGCCGTGGGCGGATAGGTATCGATCTATGATCGTCAGACTGTAGGCTTCATCCGCCAACGCCTCAATATCGAGGGGCTGTGCCTTTTCCAGCATATATGGCGAGTATTCTCGCAGGACAAGCTCAGCAACGCTATCGAAGTCTTTGCTGCTGAACAGATACATGCCGTCGCTCTTTTGGGCTAATGGAATCTGCATGATAATCTACCCTCCGTTATCTATAGACTCAATTATCCTGATCCACATGGTATCCGGAATGTTGCAGTCGCGCGCTTTTCGGAGCGCGACTCTCGCCAGATCCGACTGTTGGATGTAGGCTGTGAGGTCTGGGTACACACCCTGCCGCCGACCGCCGACCAGATCGTAGAGCATATTTTCATCATCCTGCGTCAGAAGAAGATATTTGATAAAGGCCGGGAGGAGTTTTTCAGAAGGAGTACGGTTGCCTTTCTCGATATCGTGAAGGTAGGGCGCAGCAATTTCTAACTCTGCGGCAAGACCGCGCAGGGTTTTTCCAAGCCGCTCCCGCTTCTCCCGTATAAAGCTGCCGAGCGTTAGCGTGTCCATGTTGAGCTTCCTTTCCGTTATTGATACATCATCCCCGGCATAAGCACTTTTTCTCGGCCATCGGATGGCATTTTCAGGTTTTCCATGAGACAGGCGGAGTAAATGGCGCGTTTGCCAAATCTGCCGCGGATATCCTCAACCACCATGTCCAGTCGCGCGCGCTTTTCACGCTTGGCGGTATCCTCAAAAATGCTTGTCTGATACGGCGTATCGGCGGGAATGAGGTTGATTGCCCTGACCGTTACGGCGCGGACTTTATTTGTCCAGCGGAAGTTTTCCTCAAAGAGCTTTCTTGCTTTTTGGGCAATTTCCATCGGACTCTGCGATTGTGTTTCCAGCGGCCCCTGGTATTGCTTGAAATTGAGGCTGTTATCCCGGATGGTAATCTGAACGCCCCTGGCCGTGAGCGAGTGGAGCCGCAGCCTGTGGCCGATGTCCTGGGACAGCTCCAGAATCACTCTCCAGACCTCCTCGTTGTTTTCAAGATCTGCGTTGCAGGTGATCCCGTGGCCGACACTCTTGACCGGGGACTCATAATCACCGGGCATCACTCGGGAGGTATCGAGTCCATTGGCATAAACCCAGAGTGCGATGCCGTTCACGCCGAGAAGCCGCTTTAGAAAATCCTGTGAGGTATTGGCGATATCTCCGATAGTTCGTATCCCATAGTTGTCAAACCTTTTTGCGGTAGCTCGTCCTACATAGAGCAGGTCTGAGGCAGGGAGAGGCCAAATTTTCTCTCTGAAGTTGTCTGCGGATATTTCCGTGATCGCGTCCGGTTTTTTCAGGTCACTGCCCAGCTTGGCAAAAATCTTGTTATATGAAACGCCAATGCTTACGGTGAGGCCAAGCTCGGCTTTGACCGCCTGGCGGATTTCATCGGCTATCGTCATCCCATCTCCGAACGCCGTCCTGCTGCCGCTTATATCGCACCAGCATTCATCCATGCCATATCCTTCGACTTGATCAGTATATCTCTCATAAATCGCCCGAGTCAGCTTGGAATATTTCAGATACTCGTCGTACTGCGGCGGCACCATGATAATGTCCGGGCAGCACTGGCGAGCCTCCCAATTGACCATCCCAGTTTTGACGCCGCGTTTCTTGGCAAGCTCAGATTTGGCAAGAACAATGCCGTGTCTGGATTCAGTGGAGCCGCACACGGCAACGGCCTTTCCACACAGCGAAGGATTGAGCATCATCTCGACCGAAGCGTAGAAGCAGTTCAGATCGCTGTGAAGTATTACTCTCTCCATTTTTTCTCTCAAGCCTCTTGACAAAAGGTGCAACTTCATATAGTATTTAGGTGCAATCGGATTTCACCCTTGCTGTGATTATACGCAATCCGATTTCTCTTGTCAATACCATTTCAGAAAAAGGTGCAAACGAATTTCACCACATGGAGGCGCGATATGAAATTTGGAGATAAGGTGCGGGAACTTCGTACACAAAAAGACCTGACGCAGACGGAGCTTGGCAAGCTGGTTGGGGTAACGAAACGCACTGTCGTCGGCTGGGAGAACGAAGGCCGGTACCCACAAAAACGTAATTTATATGATTCGCTTGCAAAGGTGTTTGAGGTTCCCACAAGTTATTTGGCTTCAGAGGATGAGGCGTTCATCACTGACTCCGCTGAACGTTATGGCGTCAAGGGTGAACGGGACGCCAAGGCTGTGCTGACTCAGGCCGCTACCGTCTTTGCCGGCGGCGAGCTCAGCGACGAGGACAGGCTTGCGTTTATGACCGAAATCCAGCAGCTTTATCTGGAGTCCAAGGATATTGCGGCAAAAAAATTTACCCCCAAGAAGTACAGGAAGAACGACTCACAGTAATCAACTTTCTGTCCGTAATTTGGGACAGCTTTCGGTGTAGATTTTAGCTGTGAGATTATCTGTACACGATTGGAGGTGAGGAAGTGTCTGGCGATTACATACATCATGAAGTTCTCAGGGTTATGGCAAAATACAAGACCAATGATCCCTATGAGCTGCTTGACGCTCTCGGTGTCGAGGTCCGGGAATCGCGGGCCTATGGCCGAGATGGGCTAAAGGGGTATTGTTATTTTTCCAAGCGCACGATTTTCGTCGTGCTCAATGCCTTTTTGTCTGAGGTGGAGAAACGGATTATTGCCATGCACGAGGCTGCGCACATCATACTGCATCAGGATCAGATCAAGGTAGCTCCGATGAAAGATAATGTGATATATGACATGACGTCCAGAACGGAGTATCAGGCGAACCTGTTTACTGCTGATTTCCTCATTTCTGACGATGAGGTCGAGGAACTGACGGCACAGGAGGATATGGACTATTTTCGCATATGTAAGGAGCTCTATGTGAGCCCAGATCTGATGTCCTTCAAGCTGTTCTCCATGATTCAACGCGGCTATCGTTATAATCTGCCGCAGGGGCTGAACAGTACATTCTTGAAAAACTAAATGGAGGGTGACCTCCTGCCGTGCGAGGTGATTCTATGATCGTCAAGGTTTATGTTCCCGTGTCAGCGGATTTTGATGCGGATGGGAGGCTTATCCCCACATCACTGACTTGGGAAGATGGGACAGTTTTTACCATTGACCGGGTCCTGGACATCCGTCAGGCCCCTGCGCTGAAAGCCGGGGGGCAGGGTGACCGATACACAGTCGTTATAAACGGTCATCAGAGTTATCTTTTCTTTGAGCGAAATGCCTCGATGGCCAGGAACAATTTGGGGCGCTGGTTCGTTGAGCGCAGAGCTGCTTGATTTGTAGTAACCGAGCGAGAGGAGGATGCTCCCTTGTCATATATACATAAGACCAGCTTTGATATTATCCAAGGAACCAACATCGATGATGAGCTGGAGAATTATTTCGAAGTGGACGAGCCAATTGCCCTCACGATCCAAGTATTGAACAGAAAAGGCTATATCACAGAATTTTGCTGCTGTGGCCATGCATTTGGAGATAGTGGTGAAGCTTTCGCAGATCCTGAAACCCCCAACTGTGAACATATCATCGTTGGAACCTACGCTACTGAAGAATTGCCCGACGGATCACATCGCATTTTATTTCACAATCGGCCGGAGCATAGTGCATACATTGCTTTTGCCAAGGATTCTGCTTTGCCCCCGGCCCCAGCCAACTGGTACTATCATGAGAACTCCCTCCGATGCGACTATCTCGGAGACATAGACGAGTTTGCGTTTTGGGAGACAATGCTGCGGTCAATGAGAGCTCTTTATATTTGGGCGTGTCATCTCCCTGTCGTCGGCACAGAACAACCTGCGAACTCTGAAAATGCCGACTTAATCTTTGCGATACAAAGCCATCTTCAAAGTCGTGGCCTGCAATATGAAAGCTCAATAAATGCAGCTATAAATGAACGCTTGAAAGGCAAAAGCTACTGCCTGTCGGAGCATATAAAAGGGCTGTTATATTCGCTTTTGACCAACCAGACCTCATGGAAGCGAATTGTCCCTCATCTAAAAGAGATTGACGATGTGTTTTTTCAGTATGACGTTGACAAAATCAAAGCGACTTCGGCGGCGTATTTTAGTGACGCTTTGTTCGCAATCAAATGTGGTAACAGAAAGACTGCCGCACAGATGGCAGCACTGACCTACAATATCGAAGTGTTTGAGCGAATTTCAAATGTCTATGGCAGCATGGATGACTTTGTCATTTCGGCTCCGGCACACGAAATTGTTGCTTTACTTGCATCAAGTGGATCAGAATACAAACTACGCCAAGTGGGAGAAGCTCTTGCGTGGGAATATATTCGGAACGTTGGAATTGATGGCGCAAAGCCCGATCTCCATCTCCGACGATTCTTCGGAAAGAGCAGAATCGGAAAATCCAACCGTGATCCCGCCACTGTGCAAGATGTGATTGCCGCAGTAGAATCACTTGCGAAGTCTACCGGGTTATCTATGGCGTCCATAGACAACTTAATTTGGAGCTATTGCGCCGATGGATACGGTGAAATATGCACGGCCACGCCGCATTGCACCGAATGTGCAATACGAGCATTTTGCAACCGTGAACGTTGAGCACACTATATAAGCCAGCATAAACCATCCGGAACGAGCTGTGGATGTCAGCGCGACTTTGATAAGTGAAGCAGTAAAATACAGGCCGAGAGCAAGGGGTAATTATGAAAATTGAAATGGGTGAATCCCTTATTTACTCGTGGCTACGCCACGAAAAACAGTGTCAATTGGCACAGACCAACTGGAAGGCATCCCCTTTTTGGGCGATTGACAGCCGAAATGACCTACAAATGCTTGCCGACAAATTCTCGCAGTTTTATTTAGACAAGCATCAGTTTGATATTTTCAAAGGCTGTTCTCTTGAACAGTTCATAAAGCAGGCTGAAATAGATGCCATTGGCATTGCGTATTCCCAATCCGCACAAAGTATTTATGCTGTTGACGTTGCATATCACGAAGGTGGGTTGAATTACGGCGATAAGGAGAGAACGCTAACAAAGATCATCCAAAAATGTGTTCGCACGGCATTGTGCTTATATGCCTTTTTCAATATTGCTACTGGAGAGATTGTTTTCGCATCCCCCAAAATTAACCCGGCGATTGAGAAAGAGCTGTCTCCCATGTTTTCGGAGCTGACAGCACTGTTCTCGCAGCTTGGTTTGGAGTTTATCGCAACTCTATTCTGCAATGATACTTTTTTAAGCGGGATTATTCAGCCTGTGCTGGAAAAGGGTACGAGCGTCGCTGACACATCGGAGTTGTTTCTGCGCAGCGTCCAAATGTATCAGATGTTTGCAGGGAAATCCGAACCCACTCGGGCAAAGATATCAAAAGCGCAGATTGCTACTCGTCAATCAGACCAGCAGTTGAGTGCAAATATCAACGAGGGAAAGGCAATTGATCGCATTCCAAAGTGGGCGCTTAGCCCGGAACAAAACAATTATAAGATCATTCGCGCTTACTACCAGCTCTTAGGTGAACGTGGAATGGTTACTCGTCCCGAGCTTGAAGCCCTTTGCCAGAGCCAAGCTGATCACCCCGATGTATATGTGAGAGATTTCAGAGGTAATTTTGCTTCGATGAAAACAGACAAAGGGAAAAGTCATGGTAAGGTCTTCATCGATGATGGTTATAATGTGCGAGTCTGGAGCACCGTATCTGAGATTCTGGAGCAGAACCGCAGCCTGTTCTTGGCGTAATCACACCACGTGATGAGTGGAGGGAAAATGGAAAATATCATATACGAGCGTAACTATGAGGAAGAACATCGTCGGCATGATGGGAATGATACCGCATCCACAATATTTGAGATTGCCACTGATGGTGGGTTCATCGCGGCGTATGCTGATGCGATGCAGGCGATTCCCAAGATAGTCGTTCCCGCCGATAAAGAAAACTACGAATACTTACTTCAACGGTCAGATGAGCTTGCGCAGCGATGGAGCGGAAAGGTGCGCGGTGTTGTGAACTACGAAAAATGGGAAGCCACCATTGACCTGCTTCTCCCATTTGCCGAATTTTGTGATCGTGACGATCTGAACCTCCTGAAAGAATTTGCCGACAGATCCCATTCTATTACTTTTCAGACGAACGATGATGGGAGGCTCCGGATACATATCTTCATCTTTTATTTTGAAGAGCTTGCCGATAAGGGTGAGATTTTTAAATCGATTCTGCGCAACAGGCAAGACCTTACCGCGCTTTTGGAGCAGTACAAGGAAAAGAATCCGATCCTTTTTGAAAGCGACGATGAATACGATAATCTTGATGATTCTGAGCAAGTCGAACTGATGACATGGTTTGTAGAAACCTGGGCTGCAGCGACGGGAGAAAACAAGGAGAGTATCGCGTCTGCGGTTTTGTACGAGATGCGTCATGATTATAAGAATATGATCCGAAAGATTCTTGATTTAAAGAATAAACTTGACGGTGATACAGAATAACTGAACGGGCAGCCACTTGGTATTGGCTGCCCGCTTGTTTTATATAGCATCATCTTCTATCAACGCTTGCGGTGAAAGGTATAAAATGCCTAAGCAT belongs to Oscillospiraceae bacterium CM and includes:
- a CDS encoding ImmA/IrrE family metallo-endopeptidase, which produces MAKYKTNDPYELLDALGVEVRESRAYGRDGLKGYCYFSKRTIFVVLNAFLSEVEKRIIAMHEAAHIILHQDQIKVAPMKDNVIYDMTSRTEYQANLFTADFLISDDEVEELTAQEDMDYFRICKELYVSPDLMSFKLFSMIQRGYRYNLPQGLNSTFLKN
- a CDS encoding DNA polymerase IV, whose amino-acid sequence is MERVILHSDLNCFYASVEMMLNPSLCGKAVAVCGSTESRHGIVLAKSELAKKRGVKTGMVNWEARQCCPDIIMVPPQYDEYLKYSKLTRAIYERYTDQVEGYGMDECWCDISGSRTAFGDGMTIADEIRQAVKAELGLTVSIGVSYNKIFAKLGSDLKKPDAITEISADNFREKIWPLPASDLLYVGRATAKRFDNYGIRTIGDIANTSQDFLKRLLGVNGIALWVYANGLDTSRVMPGDYESPVKSVGHGITCNADLENNEEVWRVILELSQDIGHRLRLHSLTARGVQITIRDNSLNFKQYQGPLETQSQSPMEIAQKARKLFEENFRWTNKVRAVTVRAINLIPADTPYQTSIFEDTAKREKRARLDMVVEDIRGRFGKRAIYSACLMENLKMPSDGREKVLMPGMMYQ
- a CDS encoding helix-turn-helix transcriptional regulator, translated to MKFGDKVRELRTQKDLTQTELGKLVGVTKRTVVGWENEGRYPQKRNLYDSLAKVFEVPTSYLASEDEAFITDSAERYGVKGERDAKAVLTQAATVFAGGELSDEDRLAFMTEIQQLYLESKDIAAKKFTPKKYRKNDSQ